Part of the Xiphophorus couchianus chromosome 8, X_couchianus-1.0, whole genome shotgun sequence genome is shown below.
TTGCCTTAACACATATTCACCGACTGAGAATAAGtgattattcatatttttaagtaatGTAAATGTCTAGTTTTAATATTCTTGGTGTGCAATCTGTTAATAAAACCACTTGACTGATCTTTGTGTGTTGAACTGTTTTTAATagcagccaaaaataaaaagcagaatggAGACACAACAAGACGCCATTGAAGTATTGACTCTGCAAGTTAgaaactgtcataaacatgcaataatttattttaatttatgatcGCTTCATTAGATCAAGGTTAACAATGTTgaaatgttgcaataaaaacctattgtgtttaaatatgccaaattattattttttttattgaactttattttattttttcacatatccCCTTTCCTGTTGTGCCtgcaaaatgtatgaaattCACTTATTAATGACTCTGATCGATATTTTCTTGATCAGAATCAACTTGATTCGCCAAGTTTGTGCACACAACAGATTTGATTTCAGTACCGCTGAAATccgctgcacagtggcgcagttggtagcgcTGTcgctttgcagcaagaaggttctgggttcgattcccggcccgagGTCCTTCTGCACggagtctgcatgttctccctgtgcgtgggttctctccgggttcctCCCATCTAAAAACATGATtgcaggttaattggtctctctaaattctaggtgtgagtgtgtgtgcatggttgtttgtcctgtctgtttctgtcccggaacgttagctggaggtagccaccagcacctcccgacctcactagggacaagggtgtatagaaaatggatggatgaaatccGCTTATATGTCATATAAACACATTTCTATGACTTAAGTCATATACAATTCAGAACTATTAACCCTCAGTTGTCTCGCTCTTTCAACTTATGTCGAGCTCTGATATCTAATAATTGCTGCGTCCACCAGGTGGCGCTTCAAGTCAATATAAGGGATTGTTGGATGTACTGTATTACGTAATAGCTGATCAGTTAATATTAGGATTTaactaacaataaaaacaatacaactaGCAACTATCAAAACGGCTCTGAGGGCGTATTAACATAGAGAcgaatgatttttaaattttaaataaattacagatttgctgggttttttttattttttactttgttataaaataaaatccgcATTGTTCCAGAGAGACAGCCTGGTTATGTAACAGAATCATAATTAATAGTGTAAGCACACGAGGGACTCCTGCtgtggaggggtgtgtgtgtctgcggtGGTTATGTCGGTGCTTCCAGCATCCCGGACCGGGCTCGGTGCCAGGGGGATGCGGGATGATGCTGGAGgcgggaggagggaggagggaggtTGGTACAGATGCCCTGTGAGTTTTACATAACAGCAGCTGGCTCACACGTCAAATGAGTGACAAACCGCTGGCCGCAGCACAACAGACAGCGTCCCTCCTGCCGCGTGCCGCAGTGCCCGGAGTCCAGccgagagaggagagagagcgCGCGCTCCTGACTGTGCGTCACGTGAAGGATACAGTTGGAAGAGTGGCACGTTTGTTTACCAGCCATACCTGTCGTCGTCCGGTTGGCACTGTTGCCGtttgcgtgcgtgcgtgtgtgtgtgtgtgtgtgtgtgtgaagagaGATGGAGGGCCGGAGGGAGGCGGAGCCGCTCGGACATGAGTAAATGACGTCAGCTCCCAGGTCTCcgagcagagaaacaaacatggcgACAGAATGGAGCGGGCAGCAGGGTTACGTTCTCACCGTCATTATCTGCCTGTGGAGCGCGGTCGGCGGCCGGACAGAGACTGCGGCGGCGGCTGGTTCCGCCCGGGTCAGCGGCGCGAGCCAGGTCCTCGGCATGCGGCTCGAGCGAAGCGACAAGCCGTCCAGCACCAATGACGACGGTGTCATCCAGGTGACCGAGGAGAGCACCGTGCAGCTCCGGTTTTACGGGGTGCAGCTCCACTCGGGTGCCTGGACGCAGATCCGCTTCACGGAGCTAGCGGACGGCggcggaggaggaggcggggacgaggaggaggatgagCAGGAGGAGGCGGTCGCGGCGGCCAGGGGAGGCAGCGGTATGATGGACACGCCGGATAGGACTTGTGTCGACTTCACGAAGGACATCATAGTCGGGAGCTACATGAACGTGAGCAACCGGGGGACCTCTGGGGTGCTCAGCGTGCAAGTTAAGCCGCTGCGCAAAAGCGAGCCGCAGAAGGAGTACGCTTTGTGCACGCTGAGCGAGGATGGCACCAGGTGGGTTCTGCTGGGGGAGAGTGACGGCAGGGTGCTGGTGGTGGAGGAGAAGAAGTCGCTGCTGCCCATGTGGCTGCAGGTCATCCTCATCTGCTGCCTGCTGGTGCTGTCCGGGATGTTCAGCGGCTTGAACCTCGGCCTCATGGCGCTGGACCCCATGGAGCTGCGTATCGTCCAGAGCTGCGGCACCGACAAGGAGAAGAAGTACGCCCGGAAGATCGAGCCCATCCGGAGCAAGGGGAACTACCTGCTGTGTTCCCTCCTGCTGGGCAACGTGCTGGTGAACACCACCCTCACCATCCTGCTGGATGACCTGATCGGCTCCGGCCTGGGTGCGGTGGTGGCCTCCACCATTGGCATCGTCATCTTCGGGGAGATCGTCCCCCAGGCGCTGTGCTCTCGCCACGGGCTGGCCGTGGGAGCCAACACCATCATGGTCACCAAGTTCTTCATGCTCCTCACATTCCCGCTCTCCTTCCCGGTCAGCAAGCTGCTGGACTACCTGCTGGGCCAGGAGATCGGCACAGTGTACAACCGAGAGAAGCTGGTGGGGATGCTGAAGGTGACGGAGCCCTACAACGACCTGGACAAGGAGGAGCTGAACATGATCCAGGGAGCACTGGAGCTCCGGACCAAAACGGTGGAGGACGTGATGACGCCCCTGGCGAACTGCTTCATGATCCAGGCGGACGCCGTGCTGGACTTCAACACCATGTCGGAGATCATGGAGAGCGGCTACACGCGCATCCCGGTGTACGACGAGGAGAGGTCCAACATCGTGGACATCCTGTACGTCAAGGACCTGGCGTTCGTGGATCCGGACGACTGCTCCAACCTGAAGACCATCACCAAGTTCTACAACCACCCGGTGCACTTCGTGTTTCACGACACGAAGCTGGACGCCATGCTGGAGGAGTTTAAGAAAGGTGAGGGTTCCAGTGAGGTTGCATGTGAATGCAGGTGTGTGCCCATCATCACATCATCAAACACACAGAGCTGCAACTGCAAAGCCGCCTGTGTCTCTCCCCCCTCCAACCACtgctctgtctgcactgatCAATAACACCAACCTACATTCACAAATGGCATTAAAAGTGTGTGTATGCAACACATGAGGCATAAGGGCGCCATGTTAGAAGGGGCGCTGgaataaaagcattttctttatttaacagCTGCCTGTGCATTGAAAACCCCTGGGGGCGCAAATAATGTCTGCTTACACCTCATAAAGTACTTTGCTGTGGCCTCATTATTGTCACCAGAATATTTTCATAGGTCAGACCAGGCCAGTTTGGGGTGGCACAGCtaagaaaaatgtgattaatttgaaatgtattcAGATTTATCAAGTTTCTCATCAAGAACTGTTGATAGGAGAACACTGAACTGTTGTGGAAAGGAAAACGAAGCCCTAATATTTGCCCTAGTGCAACATTTGCGTCTCTGCCAAAACCGTCTTGGCAACAGCCGTACGGTTAGATTTCTCATATCGCGTGACCACTGATCATTTCTGATCAGATTCCGCTTTTCCGGATGAAAACATTGAACTTTCAGTTTACGAtactttccattaaaaaaaaaacgccacCAACTGTTTACACCGAGCTCAGCTTTGTTTGTACGTTGTCTCCTCTTTAAAAACGACTCACTCATTGACCAACATGTTGCCGTGTGATAGTAACACCTCTGACTGAGTTGTTTCAGCCCTCATTCATGGTCTGGAGTTGAAGTTCACGTCTGCACATTGTTGACAAAACAATAACGGCAAACCTGGAGGTGATATTTTCACCTATAAACCTAAACATTCACTTTATGACCCATTAAAGAAATGCGTGAGctactttttagtttttgtaacCTTTCATCAGTGTGAAGCCTCtcaaaaatgaataagaaatgtaaattttaccTTCTTGTTgcataatttaaagtaaaatttgtgATACttgtaaattacaaaatgaatacatttcgAAATGCTCAATAGCAAAACTAGCCTGAATGATTATGATGTAACTTGTCACTATTAGAATGAGTTGATCATAATGATATGTTTAAGTGAATCTctagcaaagaaaataaaaacggtggacattaaaattatttatacagaAAAAGAATGATAACAGAACAGAACTCTGAAACCTTCTGATTTATCAGAACATTTCATGACTTTGCAGTGGCTCCTCCAAGGGGTGGGGCAGAGGGGGCATAACACCCTCTTAAAAAATGCTGTCCACCCCAACAGATCATGTTCGCGTGATAGAAAGTCATACAGAGCGATCGTCTTCAGTAAAGACATAAAGATAAAACCAAATAagtaattaaatacaaaataaatacatatatagtAAATCTTTCtatataaaataagaaattatttaattttatacgtatgaaattaaagatttgtttttctgtgcccCCCTCCCCTAACATTTCTACTGGCCTGGTCTGGCCGCCCCTatgaaaatgtagtttttgttacaaaataagaaaaaaatgttgaggaAGTGTGCTTACTTTCTGATTTGCATAATCTGACAGGAGGCTTTTTATTCTCCACACACACCAGAGCAGCAGATTTGTCTGAATGATCATCTTCAGCAGGAGTGAACTCTCCAGCTGTGGGCTGTTTAATGGGATGAAAGACGTCACGTTCAAGCGCACAGGATTAGCGCGGGAAATCTGAGCGCCGATAGCTACACCTTGCTAACGTAATTATTACCGTGGCGCACCTGCAGctcgttttttttaaaaaacacccacccacacacacacacaatcgaAGGTCATGGATGTAGCGTCTTTAGCGTGTGATGAGCGTTGTCCGGGGTTGTCTGGACTCAGCAGGAGACGGAGATCGGCTCCAGCTGTCAGTTGGGGTCAGCTTTCATCCACAGCTGAGTCCCGTTTTTAGCAGCAGAGCCTGAGTCATGCACAAATGCAGCAGAATCCTGGGGAATGCAGCAGTTCTGTCTGATTGCAGCTAAAGAGAGCGTGGCGTCAACTCAGTTCCTGCACGAGCCACTGCAGAGGTTGCTGACCCCTCACTGCCTGAGGGACTGGGGGgtcgatgatgatgatgtttgaGGGATGAGTCATCACATGAGCGGCCACCCGACTTCAGCTCTGTTGTAACTGCAGACTGCTTCTGTGTGACGGCGAGCGATTTCAGGCTGACGTTAGCCTTTAGAGCCGCTCATGGAAGGACAGGCGCTTAATTGTAAGCATTTCAGATTATAAAAGTAGCTCCATCAGAGAAGACTGGACAAAATgggatgaaaagaaaatattcaatggCCATTCTGGACATTTTGTAGGTTTTTTAGGGGAAATATTCCTCTGTCTGAACAGCCCTATGATGGTGTATTAAGGCCATTTtagatagaaataaaaatgaggagtaaatttccgccaaaaactcagaaattttgaggataatttcagaaatgttcttgttttttcaggaacaaaaacaagaaaattagcacattgattaatcaaaattaaagtgCCAAAGTCCAAAATAACCCATCATTACACTAAATTAAGATAATGGAATAAAAACAGCTAATATTATTAATAGTCTTCATAGCGGAACATGAGCACAGTAAGCTGAATTTAGCTGAGTAATTAGTTGGGCTATCTGCTCTGGTTGCTAGCTTGCTGTCAATAACTTAACAAGCATCAGCCTGAGAAAACTCCGCTCAGTCTGACACATTATCTGGCTTTTCAGTAGaaatttttcaaactttcacctgaattaaaaccaaaaagaagacatttaaacattattttttgttttaaagagccCGAGGCAAAgatttgctgtgtttttcaaGTGTTGTAGGGTTTAACTAACCTGATAAAACCAGTGTtttgttctacgctttgctttgCCCCGGGGGGCCTGGGCTCTCGTCTGCTGAGAAACGCTTCCTCCGCTGACATtgctacaggcagactacaattctgaaacagtgcagaaaatcaaagtcaccacacactcactcacaacTTCTCCCTCTGTTCGCCGAAATTCTACAGGAGAAATCCAgatcaatgggagaaatcccagacctTAACACCAAAGTGAGATTGGAGTGGAATTGCGTAGGAAGCCGATGACCAGGCTAGAGTTTAACAGTAGGCTActagtttccagctgttttAGTGTTTCTTTGTGTCAAAGCTTGTTGTTCATTGAGAATCTTGGGAACGTAAACCCTGGAGGATGAAACTCTTGAGGTGGGCCATCATTTCACCACAAGGGTAGGAATCCCTGTGACTTCTTGTTTCACAGCAGCTCCGACTTACACTATTTAAATTGTAAGTCTAAGGAACTTTAGTCTTCACTAAAACCTTATACATCTGAGCAATCAAGTCTTTGAGGTAATTAATAAACAATCTCATATGGAAGACGCAATTAACgcatgaagcaaaaataaaaaatatctaaaaagacGTGATTTATTGGTTGATTAGTCGTATAGCTGTGTGACAGAGGAAGCCGACCAGGCCGGAGCTGCTGGTGTCTGATGTCTATGAGCTGTGACAGGCCTCCATCCCGCTGACCTGATTAGACCGCTTTACTTACCTCCTGCTGGCCAGGCGTCAGCACTCATGATGGACTTAGGATGTccagtcaagtcaagtttattagCATGGCATATTTCACCGAAAAGGCCGTTCAAAGTGCCTAACACCATAAAAACTTCATACAGCAACCacttatgaaacaagcaataaacatgatattttatcaaatgccaaaatcaaaatcaagtCTAGAttcaaaggaactcagtgtttctgctgttttggagatttctggacgtttgttatagatttgtggtgcatagaagctgaatgctgcttctccatgtttggttctggttctggaggcagagcagaagcagaaccagaagacctgagaggtccgtaaggttgatacaacagcagcagatctttgatgtgttgtggtgctaagccgttcagtgatttataaactaacaacagcattttaaagtctCTTCTCTCTGTGgaaggactgtagaactggtGTGATgttctctatcttcctggttttagtgagaacgccagcagcagcattctggatcagctgcagctggagtattgatttttttttttaggcagacctgtgaagacactgttgcagtaattaatgcaactaaagataaacacatgatCTAGTTTCTccagatcttgctgagacactAGTCTTCTAATCCTGGAAATTTGTCTTTATgcgactctgaaggttcaggtctgagttcTGATCACTAATTTTCAGCTAACTGAGGCTGAGTTCTGACTCCAGATCGTttctctttaggtccaaagataatggCTTCAGTTTTGTCTCTATGTCTGTTCAGTGGTTGGATGGGctcagagtcacctggtgacatcataatgtagagttGTGTATCATCTCCATAGTTATGGTCACtaatcttatttcctgttttaacctgaactagtgggagcatatagaTATTAAAtgaggggtcctaggattgaaccttggggtatcTGACTTCTGTCCCCTTCAATGAGAAGTTTCCTATTGATACGACAAagtccctgttctttatgtaaaaaTCAAACCAGTTCAGTACTGTATCAGAGAACCGCTTTTACTTCTTTCCTCTTTATCTCAGTCTGGCAGTTTTTCCAACTTCTTTCTCTCCCAGGCTCTTATCCCAGTCTGGGCTATATTAAGGTATCTGTCCATCCCTCTGGCAGCCAGGTTAAATCCACTGACAGATCCTACGGCTgtttgaaaactgtaaaaaaaaaaaacaagaaaatatattttcatctaGCCGAGGGGAGAAATCTGTTTGAAGACTGAAGTCTTAGAAGCAGCTCATGctgtgaaataaactttattccCTTTCGTCCCATCTGTCGCCTGTCCCACTTTCACCTGATGTTATAAAACAGGAAGTCTTGTATCGTAAAATGCCGATCGACGGTGGCTTGACGCAACCTCTGGTGCCTCTCTGCAGGTAAATCCCACCTGGCCATCGTCCAGAAGGTGAACAACGAGGGCGAGGGCGACCCGTTCTACGAGGTTCTGGGTCTGGTCACCCTGGAGGACGTCATCGAGGAGATCATCAAGTCTGAGATCCTGGACGAGTCCGACCTCTACAGTGAGTCATTGGACCTTTTCTCATGTTGTCATTATAGAAGCTCGAGCTCTGACGCCTTTTGTTGGGCTTTATTGGGGACGCAGGACATCGGGCTTATGAGAGCCGATCTCGATGGGACGGGGAAGGGGCTGAATTCAAACACAAGCTGctctttttcagatttgtaaacGGTTTAGTAAAACACATGTATTGTTTACACATGTGGTGGATCAAATAAAATCGCAATAAAACAggctgaagtttgtggctgtggGAGGGTTCAAAGGGTTCTGGACACTTTGCAAGGTACTGACCTGTTTGACACCCGACACCCAATCCTGCTGATGTCCACTTTAAAACATGCCGAAAATAACCAATTGTATTTTACTGTTTCCTCCTTACTTTACTCTCAGCTGACAACAGGAACAAGAAGAAGGTGGATCCTCACAAGAACAAGCCGGACTTCTCCGCCTTCAAGCAGGACGGCGACAGCAAAGTGAAGATCACTCCCCAGCTCATGCTGGCTGCTCATCGTTTCTTAGCCACAGGTGAGCTACGAGGACGGGTCATGTTCCGGGTCAGGATGAACCCGGTACTGTCATTCAGAGGAAAGAAGAGGTCGATTAAATCACCTTGTTGTAGATTTACTGTTCCGCCTTTGGCTCATCATGTGTCATA
Proteins encoded:
- the LOC114149958 gene encoding metal transporter CNNM4 isoform X1, whose product is MTSAPRSPSRETNMATEWSGQQGYVLTVIICLWSAVGGRTETAAAAGSARVSGASQVLGMRLERSDKPSSTNDDGVIQVTEESTVQLRFYGVQLHSGAWTQIRFTELADGGGGGGGDEEEDEQEEAVAAARGGSGMMDTPDRTCVDFTKDIIVGSYMNVSNRGTSGVLSVQVKPLRKSEPQKEYALCTLSEDGTRWVLLGESDGRVLVVEEKKSLLPMWLQVILICCLLVLSGMFSGLNLGLMALDPMELRIVQSCGTDKEKKYARKIEPIRSKGNYLLCSLLLGNVLVNTTLTILLDDLIGSGLGAVVASTIGIVIFGEIVPQALCSRHGLAVGANTIMVTKFFMLLTFPLSFPVSKLLDYLLGQEIGTVYNREKLVGMLKVTEPYNDLDKEELNMIQGALELRTKTVEDVMTPLANCFMIQADAVLDFNTMSEIMESGYTRIPVYDEERSNIVDILYVKDLAFVDPDDCSNLKTITKFYNHPVHFVFHDTKLDAMLEEFKKGKSHLAIVQKVNNEGEGDPFYEVLGLVTLEDVIEEIIKSEILDESDLYTDNRNKKKVDPHKNKPDFSAFKQDGDSKVKITPQLMLAAHRFLATEVNLFSPFQITERVLLRILRHPEVIQELKFNENDKRSPLHFLYQKGKPVDYFVLILQGRVEVEAGNENMKFESGPFSYYGVMALSTPSLAVTPPLSPSVASPPPRRLSLKRFSVFSRFPEFRSPSHAGHLNRSASLSCTERAQEGGSIGGSNTQIPGTPFQYIPDFSVRALADLQYVKVTRAHYQNALLASRLDSTPQSPEGSHARLDISISLPPLTPPETKTPLALATPPVKHPPYNTQPASQSARATFTIGSAGRRPSQVLPQATPPPSNHTPLSQTTPSCVSTVPCALNPAVSSSLSSKPQYPPPSDGLDNGPGETTTLLSEQPNCVGPRRPSYTQPSQHIHTISHAHTESTI
- the LOC114149958 gene encoding metal transporter CNNM4 isoform X2, encoding MTSAPRSPSRETNMATEWSGQQGYVLTVIICLWSAVGGRTETAAAAGSARVSGASQVLGMRLERSDKPSSTNDDGVIQVTEESTVQLRFYGVQLHSGAWTQIRFTELADGGGGGGGDEEEDEQEEAVAAARGGSGMMDTPDRTCVDFTKDIIVGSYMNVSNRGTSGVLSVQVKPLRKSEPQKEYALCTLSEDGTRWVLLGESDGRVLVVEEKKSLLPMWLQVILICCLLVLSGMFSGLNLGLMALDPMELRIVQSCGTDKEKKYARKIEPIRSKGNYLLCSLLLGNVLVNTTLTILLDDLIGSGLGAVVASTIGIVIFGEIVPQALCSRHGLAVGANTIMVTKFFMLLTFPLSFPVSKLLDYLLGQEIGTVYNREKLVGMLKVTEPYNDLDKEELNMIQGALELRTKTVEDVMTPLANCFMIQADAVLDFNTMSEIMESGYTRIPVYDEERSNIVDILYVKDLAFVDPDDCSNLKTITKFYNHPVHFVFHDTKLDAMLEEFKKGKSHLAIVQKVNNEGEGDPFYEVLGLVTLEDVIEEIIKSEILDESDLYTDNRNKKKVDPHKNKPDFSAFKQDGDSKVKITPQLMLAAHRFLATEVNLFSPFQITERVLLRILRHPEVIQELKFNENDKRSPLHFLYQKGKPVDYFVLILQGRVEVEAGNENMKFESGPFSYYGVMALSTPSLEFRSPSHAGHLNRSASLSCTERAQEGGSIGGSNTQIPGTPFQYIPDFSVRALADLQYVKVTRAHYQNALLASRLDSTPQSPEGSHARLDISISLPPLTPPETKTPLALATPPVKHPPYNTQPASQSARATFTIGSAGRRPSQVLPQATPPPSNHTPLSQTTPSCVSTVPCALNPAVSSSLSSKPQYPPPSDGLDNGPGETTTLLSEQPNCVGPRRPSYTQPSQHIHTISHAHTESTI